Genomic segment of Helicobacter enhydrae:
TTTGTCAATGGTGCTTTGCTTGTGCCAACTTATCAAGATACAAATGACAATCTAGCATTGGACATTTTGCAGAAAGCACTGCCTGATAGGGAAGTGATTGGCATTGATTGCCAAACGCTCATCAAGCAACACGGGAGTTTGCATTGCGTGAGTATGCAGATTTATTGATTTGTGTGGGGCTATCGTAGAAAAATTGTAAAATACGGCATTTCAAAGATTTAGAAGTGTAAGGAGTGTAGTTTGAGTTGGATTGATCGTTATTTTGGTGTCAGTCGTGTTGGGAGTAGTATAAAAACCGAAGCTATCGCAGGTTTGACTACCTTTTTGGCAATGCTTTATATTATCCCGACGGCTTCTTCGATTCTTGCGGTATCAGGAATGCCCAAAGATGCGTTGATCACAGCAGTGATTTTGGCAACTTGTATTGCGACTTTGCTTAGTGGTTTGTGGGCAAAAGTGCCTGTTGCGATGAGTGTGGGAATGGGGCTAAATGCTTATTTTTCTTTTAGTATGGTCAAAACGATGGGGTTGAGCTGGGAGGAGGCATTGGGCGTTGTGTTTCTCTCTGGTGTGATTTTTTTGTTGGTTTCTTTGACCAAAATGCGTCAATGGTTGATTGGGAGCATTCCACTTGGTTTGAGGTTTGCACTTGCTGGAGGTTTGGGGGCTTTTATCGCAACGATTGGATTGTATTCTTCAGGGATCATCACCATTGCCCCAAGTGGTTTTCCTGCACTTGGTAAGCTCAATACCCCTCAGGTGTGGATTACGATTTTTGGCGTTTTGCTCACTTTGATTTTGTGTGCCAAACGCATACACTCTGCGTTTGTGATTGGGATTTTTTCTTGCTGTCTCATTGCGTGGGGTTTGCAAATCGCTCCTATGCCCAAAGAGTTTTTCTCTCTCCCGGCTTCGATTGCCCCCATTGCTTTCAAAATGGACATTTTGGGAGTTTTGTCCCTCTCTATCGTGCCTACGATTGTTTCTTTGCTTGTGCTTGATTTGTTTGATTCGCTTGGCACTCTTGCTGGAGTGGGGGCTAAGATTGGATTGTTCCAAAACCAAAACAATCAAGGCGATAAGGTGTTGGAAAAAACATTGGAAGTCGATGCGGCAGCCACGGTGATTGGGGCGAGTTTGGGCGTTTCGACGACTACGAGTTTCCTAGAGAGTGCTAGTGGGGTGAGCGAGGGTGGCAAAACAGGCTTGACCTCTGTTTTTTGTGCTTTGTTTTTCGCACTTTGTTTGTTTTTGTTTCCTTTGTTTGATTCGATTCCTTTGTTTGCGATTTATCCAAGTATGATTGTTGTGGGGGCGATGATGTTTTTGGAAGTGAGACGCATTGATTTTGCGGATTTGCCTACGGGATTGTCTGCGTTTTTTGCAATTATTTTGATGCCTTTGACTTATTCTATTGCCAATGGTTTGGCAGCTGGTTTTATTGTGTATATTTTTGCCTCTTTAGCTTTGAAGCAATATGAGCGAATCAACATCGGTGTATTGGTTTTGGGGGCATTGAGTGTTTTGCCTATATTGGTGCATGGATTTTTGATGCAAGGATAAGCTATGGAAGCGAAATTGATGGCTTTGGCGATTGAGACTTACAAGATCACTCTTTTGATTTCTCTGCCTATGTTGCTGGCTGGTTTGATTGTGGGGCTGATGGTGAGCATTTTTCAAGCCACGACGCAGATCAATGAGATGACACTGACATTTGTTCCCAAGATTTTGGCTGTGATTGTGGTGTTGATTTTTACACTTCCTTGGATGCTAAATATGGTGCTAGACTACACGCGTAGAGTGTTTGAGCTGATTCCAAGTTTTCCTTTTTAGACAATGCAAAGCAAACTGATTGATTTTTCCAAATACTCTAGTCTTCGGATTGGGGGTGCGATAGAAGTGGGGGTGGTGGAGTGTGTGGATGATTGGGCTAACAATGGAGTGATCATCGGCAAAGCAAACAATCTACTTGTATCCCCCAACGCCAAAAATCTATACATATTGGGCAAAAGCTTTGATTATTTTCAGGATTTTGGGGATTTGATTGAGGTGGGTGGGGGTGTGAGTAGCGGGAAGCTCTATAGCTATTTCAAAAAGCAAGACCTTGGAGGATTGGAGTTTTTGAGGGGGTTGCCCGGTAGTGTTGGTGGATTGGTGAAAATGAATGCAGGAATGAAGGAATATGAGATTTGTTTGAGTATCCATAGTGTTTTGCTTGATCAGGGTTGGGTGCCAAAAGAAGAGATAGCTTTTGATTATCGCAATAGTGGGATTGATTCTGTGATTTATGCAGTGAGGTTTTATAAACAAAAAGGCTTTAGGGAAGAGTTGGTTGAAGTGTTTGACAAAATGCGTCATACGCACCCAAAAGAGCCAAGCTGTGGGAGTTGTTTCAAAAATCCAAAGGGGGACTTTGCGGGGAGATTGCTAGAATCTGTAGGGCTTAGAGGATATAGCATAGGGGGCGTGGGATTTAGCCAAAAGCATTCTAATTTTTTGGTAAATCTTGGAGGTGGGACATTTGATGAGGCAATGGAGCTTATCGCTCTTGCCAAGAAGCGTGTTAGCGAAGCAAGTGGGATTGAACTTGAGTGTGAAGTGGTGGTGATTGACTCGCTACCTTAATGCTTTTTGCCCTTTTAAATCCTTGTCGTAGTCTTGATTTCCAATCATTCTCTTGCGTTTTGTATCAAAATCTTTGGAAACTATACTTCTGCTAGATTGAGATTCTGCGGTTTTGATACCCAAGAGATCAAGGATTGTATGGATCAAATCATCAGTCATATAAGGACGATTGAGGGAGGCTTGAATCTTTTGCACAATCTCTGGATGTTTTTGCTTAAAAATATCACTCACATAAATCATCATTGGGATTTCAAGCTGAAAACGACTTGCAGGATTTGATCCGTGACCTACAAACTCACCTAGCTCATGCACTTCTTCTCCGTGATCAGAAAAATAAAGCACTAGAGCATCTTTGGACGCAAAGCGTTTGAAAATCTCGCTGACAATATAGTCATTGTAAAAAATAGCATTATCATATTGTGTAATACGGCGTTGATGGGTGTTAAAGGCTGGGATTGGAAAAAGCTCAAATGCTTTGGGATAGCGACTTTGATATGTTCCGTGTGTGCCCATCAAATGAAAGACATAAAAACCCTTTTGAGATGTGATGTTTGCGCTATCAAAGGCTTGAAGCAATCTTTCATCAAAACCTGTATATTGTTCAGCAACAAAATTACTATATTGAGCAAGAGAGCCGATGAGTGAGGGTGGATAAGGGTAAATCGGAGGTTCTTGATTGGAAAACCAATAGGTTGGATATTGTGTTTGCACAATAGAGACGAGGTTTGCTTGTTGATACCAAGGGGTTTTTGCATTTTCATAATTTGCAAAAGTTAGAACGGTTTGCAAAGATAGATTAGTCTGTGCGTGAGGAGAGATAACATCTGTGAAAACAAAGAGATTGCCCTGTTGTTGGAGTTTGATGAGATTGGGGGTGTTTGGCTTGGGGTAGCCATAAAGTTGCATATGCCCTCTTTGTGTGGATTCTCCGATAATAAGCGCAAAGTTTGCAATATTTGTTTTGCTCTCTGTTTGGATATCAATTTGTGTAGAACGCAGTTGGGTTTTGAGCTTTTGGACTGCTTGTAGCATTGACTCAATCTCTTTGCTAACAAAATGCAATTTGGTGGCAAAGCCTAGTGGTGTTATATAAGAGATTTCAGGGCGTGCCCAATAATAATATCCTGGCTTATAAATCGTCCTAATATGAATTGCGAAGTTGATAAAGCCAAAGAGACAAAAAGCCAAAAAAGCATAGTAGATTTTAGATGGAACTTTAAGAGTGATTTTGAGCCAATAAAAGATAGACAAGAGAATAAAAACAAGATAAATGCCCAAAAGCTTCCAATTTAGATAGGTTTCTAGAAATTCAACACTTTCTTTGGAGTTTGTTTCAAAGGCAGTGAAAGCCATATTTAGATTAAAAGCGTGTTTGAACCAATACACACAAAAAATATCTACTGCAAAGCAAATGATTGAAATAACTAGAATCACAAAGAACACAAAACGCCATAAGGGGGGGGCAGAATGGAAAGAAACCACAAGAACAATGCCGACATCGAGCTACCTATCAGCATATTTCTCCAAGTGACAAAGCTATAATTTTCCGCTCCCCCAAATACTTGAGAGAATGTAAAGAATGGTGAGATAAACGAAGCCTTTGATTAGAAAATCGCGTTTTTGTGCCATCAGTATCCTTTTGGTTAAATATTTTATGGTGTTGAGAGATGATTTATGATTGCTCTTTGAGCCTTTGTTGGGCTAGAGTTTCAACCTCTTGGATAAAAGCCTCTAGGAGCTGATCTTCTTTGAGCTTGCATAAGATTTTGCCATCTTTGATAATCAATCCATCTTTGTTTCCAAATGCAATAGCAATGTCTGCGTGTTTGGCTTCACCCAAAGCATTCACAGCACAACCCATTACACTAAGTTGCAATGGGACTTTGATGTGTGAGGTGCGTTTTTCTACTTCCTCTACCATTTTGACAAGATTGGCTTCAATCCTTCCGCAAGTGGGGCAAGAGATGATATTCACCCCCTCTTTTAAGCGTCCGCTATAACGCAAAATATTGCGTGCAACTTTGACTTCTTCTTCCAATTCTCCTGTGATTGAGACTCTCATCGTATCGCCAATCCCATTGAGGAGTAGATGTCCCAAAGCCATCGAACTTTTGATCATTGAATGTTGCAGTGTCCCTGCTTCTGTTACGCCAAGATGAAAGGGATAGGGGATTTCTTCTTGAGCTAGGAGTGTGTAGGCTTCGATCGTGCGTGCCACATCACTTGCTTTGAGCGAGATTTTGATGTCTTCAAATCCGCAATCCTCCAAAAGCTTGATGTTATAAAGTGCTGATTGCACCATTGCTTGAGGGGTGGGACCATATTTGGTTTCAAATTGTTTTTCCAAACTTCCACTATTCACACCAATGCGAATGGGGATTTTGCGTGCTTTGCAAGCATCGGCTACAGCTTTGATGCGTTCTTGACTTCCGATATTTCCGGGATTGATTCTGATCGCATCTACGCTTTCAGAGGCGATGAGAGCAAGTTTGTAACGGAAATGAATGTCTGCCACAATGGGAAGTGGGGAAATGTCTTTTAGGGCTTTGAGAGCTAGGGCGTCTTTGTCGTCACTGACTGCGACACGCACGATGTGGCACCCCGCAAGAGCCAAACGATCGATTTGGGCTTTTGTGGCTTCTATATCGCAAGTTTTGCTAAAAGTCATACTTTGAATAGCAATGGGTGCATCTCCACCTATTGCGACATTGCCGATAAAAATTTGTTTGGTTTTACGGCGTGGTTTCATCTCTAGCCTTTGTTATTTGAAAATTTGGCTAGATTCTAGCATAATGCGTTTTTATTTTGTAAGGAGAGAGTGTGAAGATTTTGGTGAGTGCTTTGGAGGCAAGTTCAAATCTGCATCTTAATGAGCTTAGAAAACATCTCGATGGGGTTGAGTTTGTGGGGATTTATGAATTTGAGGACACTCAAGGGATTTATACGCCCAAAGATTTTTCTGTGATGGGCTTTGTTGATGTGGTGAAAAAGCTTTTTTTTATCCGAAGTGTATTTAAAGAAATGCTTGAGTTAGCAATGCAGGCAGATGTGGTGTTGTTGCTTGATAGCTCAAGTTTTCATATCCCTCTAGCCAAAGCTATCAAAAAACGCAATCCCTCAAAACGAATCATCTACTACATTTTGCCACAAGTGTGGGCGTGGAAACCTTGGCGTATCGCAACAATCAAAAGGGTTTTTGATGAGCTTTATGGAATCTTGCCTTTTGAGATAGGGTTGTATGGTGGGAAGGCGGAATATATCGGACACCCTTTGCTTGATGAGCTAGTTTTGCAAAAAACTGCGGTGCAAAAAGAGGGGAGCATAGTGTTTATGCCCGGAAGTCGTCAAGGAGAAATTGCGCGCATTTTCCCTATTATGTGTGAAGTGGCAAAGGCAATGCCAAATGAAAAAAAGGTGCTAGTGATACCTCCATTTTTTGATTCAAAAGATTTAGATGATTTTTATGGTGAAAACATCAAGCATTTTGAGCTTAGCTTTGATAGCAACAAGGCTTTGTATGAGGCGAAGTTCGCATTTATTTGCAGTGGCACGGCTACTTTGCAATCTACCATCATTGGCACACCATTTGTTCTGTGCTATAAGGCAAAAAAAATAGATGAATGGATTGTGAGGCATTTGATCAAGATTGATTATATAGGTTTGGCAAATATTTTGGCGACTTCTTTTATGGATGAGGCTTTGCATTTGGAGCTGATACAGCAAGACTGCGAGGCTCCCAAGCTTTTGCAAGCATACCGCGAGATGGATGCCAAGGAGTTTTTTACCAAAGCACAAAAAATCAAACAATATCTCAAATCTGGAAGTAGTGCCAATCTAGCACAGAGGATTTTGGCTCCTCAAGGGAGCCTGAAAGAGTGATTATTCTTCAAGCAAAATTGCGATTTTGCCATTGGGTTTGAGGGTGAGGTAGATCTCTTTTTGGCTATCGGAGCTATAGGAGAGCTTGTCTTTTTTGTAGGCATTGTATTTTTGCTCAAAAGTGATGCGAAAGATTTTTTCATTGTCTTCATTGGGGTAGGGGATCACATTGATATTGAGCAAACGAATGGATTTGCTTTCTTTTTTGGCAAAAATGCGTGCTTTGTATTTGGCGTATTTTTCATAATTTGTGCCGTTTGATTTGCGAAAATCTGGACTATAAAAACTCATATAGCGTTCATAGTCATTTTTTTGCCAAGCGTTTTTCCAACGATAGAGCTCAGAGAGGATGCTTGCAAGCTCTTGATTGCTTGGCGGGGTGTAGGTGTTTTCATAGACTATAAGAATCGTTTGATCAGGATTGATGTATTTTTCGTATTTTTTGATAATCTCATTTTCAATCGCAATACAACCCTTGGTGTTGAGCTCATCGCGATTGCCATTTAGGGGCATCCCGTGTATCCAAATCCCATAGCCTGTTCTTTTGAGAGATTTGTCATAGGCATTTGGGTATGAGGTGACAAATGCCATCGGTCCATAATATTGGTCTAGCTTTGTGAGTTTGTTTGTGAGGTCATAGACTCCTAGTGGAGTTGTCAAATCCCCGCTTGTTTTTTTCTCTCCACTTCCTGAACCAACCAAAGCATCGCTTTCTCCGATTTGAGTGAGCTTCCCATAATCAAAACGATACAGACTAAGGTCGGGCTTACTTTTGTTTGACACAAAGATGTATTCAATTTTTTCATAGTAGCCAAATTGGGTATCTTGCAGACTTAGGGCGTTGATCCAGTATTCTTTTTGTTCTAGCAATTCTTGGATATTTTGATCTACGCGATCAAGTCTAGCTTGACGATAGTCATTGACGATTTTGAGCAAATTTTGCGTTGCAAAATCATCGGCGTGGATCGTGTTTGCACTCAATAAACACAATAGGGAAAACATCAATGTATTTTTTTTCACTTTTTGCCTTTTGGTTTGAAGTTTAAACTTATGAATCAAAATCATAACCTATTTTCTTAAGTTCTTCTTTGGATTTATTCCAATTTTTATTGACAAAAACATTCAGTCGCAAGAAAATCTTTTTTTCCTCAAGCCTTTCGAGTTTGAGACGCACATTTTTGCCAATGCGTTTGATACATTCTCCGTTTTTGCCGATCACCATTGCTTTTTGGCTTTCTTTTTGCACAATGATTTTTGCAAAAATCTCATTAATCCCTTGTTTGTGGATGTATTTTTCGATGATGACATCGCTTTGATAGGGGATTTCATCGCTTAGGTTTTCAAAAATAGCCTCTCTAATCATCTCTTTGCAAATCTCACGCATATTTGAAGTGGTCAAAATGTCGTCTTCAAAAAGTGCAGGAGATGATGGCAAATGCTTGGCAATCTCATTGAGCAACTGCGTAAAATCAAAATGCTTTTTGCAATGGATGGGGAATAGTGAAGCAAAATATGGAGCCTCTTGCTGATACAAGGCGATTTTTTGGAGAATCTGCTCTTGCGTCACTTTGTCGCATTGTGTCAATAAAAGGATGTGTGGCTTGTGATTGTTGAGTTCCAAAAAGTTTCGATAATGCGATAAATCATCATAAACTGGAGCCAAAAAGAGATTGAGATCACAATCTCCCATCGCTTTGAGGGCTTCTTGTAGCATAAATTGATTGAGCAATTTTTCTTGCTGATGGATGCCCGGAGTATCTACAAAAATGATTTGAGCCTCTTTTTGATCAAAAGTGTGGTTGATGATGAAATTCATTCTTTTGCGTGTGGCATTTGCTTTGTGTGAAACTAGGGCTAATTGCTCTCCGCAAAGCGTGTTGAGTAGGGTGGATTTCCCAGCATTTGGACGCCCCAAAACACCGACAAACCCCGCCCTCATTTAGAGAATATACCTTGCAAGATCGACATTTTCTACCAAATGTGCTAGTTTTTCACGCACCAAATCTGCATCAATCACGATTTGCTCCCCCTTGTGTTGATGAGCATTGAAGCTAATATCTTCCAAAACCTTTTCTATAGTCGTATGTAAGCGTCTAGCCCCGATATCTTCGGTTTTTTGATTGGCTTGGATAGAGAGCTTGGCAAGTTCCTCAATCGCTTGAGGGGTGAAAACAAGCTCCACTCCCTCAGTCGCTAGGAGAGCGTGGTATTGCTCAAGCAGAGAGTTTTTGGTCTTTGTGAGGATTTTGACCATCGCCTCTTCATCAAGGCAATCTAGCTCGACACGCAATGGGAATCTCCCTTGAAGTTCGGGTATCAAATCACTGGGCTTGCTGAGATGAAATGCCCCTGCTGCGATGAAAAGAATATGATCTGTTGCGATCTGTCCATACTTGGTATGCACATTGCTGCCCTCCACAATGGGCAACAAATCTCTTTGCACTCCCTCTTTGCTAGGATCGCTTCTTGAAGAATCTTTGCTCCCCACAGCGATTTTGTCGATCTCATCGATAAAAATAATTCCTCCATTTTCAGCTCTTTTGATTGCTTCAAGTTTGATTTTTTCTTGATCTAGAGTGTTTTCAAGTGCTTCACTTTTGAGCATTTCTTTGGCTTCTTTGACACTCATTTCTTTTTTGATATTTTGAGTGGGGGCGATGATTTTGATGATTGATTCTTGAGCTTTCATCATTTCTGGAGGCAAACCCAAATCGCCCAAATCACTTTTTTTGCTGATTTCAATCTCGATTGTCAGATGATCCATTGAGCCATTGGCAACTTTTTCTTTCATTGTTTCAAAGCTTTTTTTGTAGCTCTCTTGTTTTTCCTCTGAAGCAGAGGAGGGTAGGGGTGGCAGAAGTTTTTTGGCGATTTTTTGGATGATGTAGTCTTGTATCGCTTCTTGATGCTTTTCTTGATGCTCTTGTTGCACGAGATTGAGAGCGACATTGACCAAATCACGCACCATTGATTCTACATCACGCCCCACAAAGCCCACCTCTGTGTATTTGCTTGCTTCAACTTTGACAAATGGCAGGTTGAGCATTTTTGCCATTCTTCTAGCGATTTCTGTTTTTCCAACTCCTGTTGAGCCAATCATTAGGATGTTTTTTGGTGTGATTTCTTCTTGCATTTCTTTGTCAAGCTGGAAACGACGATAGCGATTTCTTAGTGCAATCGCAATGCTTTTTTTGGCTTCTTTTTGTCCGATGATGTATTCATCAAGATAAGTCACGATTTCTGGTGGTGTTAAAGTCTGTTTGTCTATCATCAAAGCTCCAAAATTTTGATATTTGTGTTGGTGTAAATGCACAATTCCCCTGCAATTTTTAGCGATTCTTCTACGAGTGTTTTTGGATCAAGGTGGGCGAACTGGTGCAACGCCCTTGCAGAGCTCAACGCATAATTCCCCCCACTTCCAATCGCTGCGATTTGACCATCCTCTGGCTCCAAAACATCACCCGTGCCACTCAAAATATAGATGTGATCCTCGTTGAGGACAATCATCATCGCTTCAAGGCGTCTCAAATATTTGTCCTTACGCCATTCTTTGGAAAAGTCAAGAATGCTTTTGAGCAAATCGCCCTTTTTGGATTCCAAAATGCGTTCAAACATATCAAACAATTGAAAAGCATCAGCCGTGCTTCCTGCAAAGCCACTCAAAATCTTGCCATTATAGAGTTTGCGTATCTTTGTGGCATTGGCTTTGACCACACAATTCCCTAGTGTCACTTGTCCATCTCCCCCGATGACTGCATATTTTTTGCCTTCAAACTCTGTGCGATAGCCCAAAATCGTCGTTGCGTCAAACACTTTTAATCTCCCAATACTTCAAGGTGAAACTTGGCGTGTATGCCATTGCCTAGATTGGCACAAACCTCATAGCTTCCTGTGTGCTTGATTGATGTGTCTATCTCGATATGCTTTTTGTCGATGCTGATATGGTGCTGTGCTTGCAATGCTTGAGAAATCTCATCTTTTGTGATTGCTCCAAAAAGTGCACCGCTTTCACCTGCTTTTTTGCTCAATACGATCTTTAGCTCTTGGAGTTGTTTGGCTAGAGCTTGTCTTTGTGCCTCTTGGAGTGCGAGCTGCTCTTGTAGGTTTTTTTGCTCTGCTTTGTAGCGATTGATCACCTCATTTGTCGCGTGCTTCGCTTTGCCTTTGGCAATCAAAAAATTTTGACCATATCCGTCTTTGACCTCAACGACATCTCCCTTTTTCCCTAAGGACTGAATGTTTTCTAACAAAAGAACCTTCATTGATATTCTCCTAAATGCTGGATTTTGAAATATTGTAGCAAAAATAACTTTTAGACAAGTTATCTTTGGCTTTTATTGAGAATCTTTAGAAGTCGCTTGATCTGCTGTCTGCTCTGACTGAAGCGATTTGATGAGATTGGTGATGACAACTAAGACAGAGTTTTTGAGTGCGTTTTTTTCATCATTGACATCAACACTTGCCCCATCCCCCATCCCTAGAATTTTTTTACCTTCTGTCACAATCGTTGAAGTGCCGACTTCTTTGCGTAGTTCTTTTTCATTGCTGAAGTTAAAAGTGACGATTGCTTGGAGAGTGTTTTGGGTTTTGGTGCTGAAGGTTTGCTTCTCTTCTGCATTGTGGATTTGCACTTTGTAGTCAATATTGGCAACATAGCCATCACTTGGGTTTTGATCCTGTGTGAGTGTGACGCAATTTGTGCTCAAAATGACTTCTTTGAGGAGGGAGGCGAATTCTTGCTGAGAGATCGTGGCAAAGCCCTCTTTTTTGATGATATTTTGAATCTTAAGCGTTGTGATGGGGTGATGGCAAAGCTTGTTTTGAGAAAAAATGACTTGTTGTGTCGCACATCCACTGAAGATAAAAATAGCCAATAGAGTGGATAGAAATAGAAGTTGTTTTGGCATTGTGACCTCGCTTTGATTTTGATTAATAGAGTTGGCATTATATTGAATTTTGATACTTAAATGAAGTTTTTCAAATGATTGGTGTCTGTTTGGTGGTTCAAATTTCATTTAATTGGATATTGCAGATTGTGTTTTTGGGATTGGTTTGACAGATACGCATTTTTTAGATTTTTGTATCTTTGCTTTGGATAAAAGCATACTTTCTACTTTTTCAAGCACGGCTTAGAGTTTCTTTTCAAGTTGGCTTGAGCGAAGCACCCTTTATGCAATCCTAGAATCCCCTAAGATCTTTCTTAAGGGGGGCAAGGGGAACTTAAAGCAAGCGTTCCCCTTATCCCCCTTAACAACCCCCATAACCCCAGCATTGCATTAGCAAGGCTCGTTCAAGATTACATTGACTTGGAATCTTTTTTGGTTCTACAAGGTTAGTTTGGTCAGCGGTTTGCATTGCCTTTATGAAATAGTGATGGTTTATATATTTTGTGATTTTTTAAAAAGTTGTAACAAGATTCTAAGAATATAAGAAATAAATACAAAAACTAGATTCAAAGAAAAACCACCAAACACAATAAAACAAAAATATTGCACTCTATCGTTAGGTTGTCACACAAAAAAGCGGGCAGGGGTTTGGGGGATTTTAAGGGGGATAAGGGGGGT
This window contains:
- the rplI gene encoding 50S ribosomal protein L9 — protein: MKVLLLENIQSLGKKGDVVEVKDGYGQNFLIAKGKAKHATNEVINRYKAEQKNLQEQLALQEAQRQALAKQLQELKIVLSKKAGESGALFGAITKDEISQALQAQHHISIDKKHIEIDTSIKHTGSYEVCANLGNGIHAKFHLEVLGD